One Portunus trituberculatus isolate SZX2019 chromosome 43, ASM1759143v1, whole genome shotgun sequence DNA segment encodes these proteins:
- the LOC123518331 gene encoding protein fem-1 homolog A-like, with product MWITGKVDHTSQKEQIFTDLYNECKNIAPGARLSYMLRTRLERLQREDRREVVTRTRDGCAPLFVACKRGNVEVVEYLISTCSADVEQRGLYEVPDDRSIHNVTPLWCASVAGRLAVVKCLVQHGADVNSVSDTGSTPVRSACFMTHLDIVTYLVENGADISKPNYNGGTCLINSVQSVKLCEYLLMHRADVNAQDIQNKTALHYAIQEHRFETTRLLLEAGADPHLTSRYRDDALQTACIKGAFQIFEYLIEKVSYLPSRVADGYELLGTTFLDEHHDIQAALQYWRRAATIRATAGVSKVVLPARSNYQNAIEFRTVEELEAVATDLNSLRTQSLLICERILGTAHKDMIFRLMYRGAAYADSLQYQNCIDLWLYALELRIRRDTLLFNETCFTAQALVRLYLDMIDKHSSGVMQDTVAFRDAYRTLRLLIDQLPNCMELLCLQPVHKRHQSNFDHMLKVVTHMLFVLLHIPHTEEQREKAVTMVKGVVRLDPRTCQGGHSLLHLAAMKTNVLNNHALLEDDHMTPFPSAAVVSFLLECGAPVNAINDKGSSPLFMASQDLLFKEEIVEVLLKAGGHVDQVTASGDRPSQNLRLNPKCHISILSYTSLKCLAARIIQKHRIPYAGEVPKHLEAFVKMH from the exons ATGTGGATTACTGGGAAGGTGGACCATACTTCGCAGAAAGAGCAGATCTTCACAGACTTGTACAATGAGTGTAAAAATATTGCTCCTGGTGCTCGTCTCTCCTACATGCTGCGGACCAGGTTGGAACGCCTTCAAAGGGAGGACAGACGTGAAGTGGTGACTCGCACTAGGGATGGTTGTGCACCCTTGTTTGTGGCCTGCAAAAGGGGTAATGTGGAAGTGGTGGAATACCTTATCAGCACTTGCAGTGCGGACGTGGAGCAGAGAGGGCTTTATGAAGTGCCTGATGACCGATCAATTCACAACGTGACACCTCTATGGTGTGCCTCTGTGGCAGGCCGCTTGGCCGTGGTGAAGTGTCTGGTGCAGCATGGGGCAGACGTAAACAGTGTGTCAGACACAGGTTCCACTCCTGTCCGTAGCGCCTGTTTCATGACTCATTTAGATATTGTGACATATTTAGTAGAAAATGGAGCTGATATTTCTAAACCAAATTATAATGGTGGTACTTGCCTTATCAACTCTGTGCAGAGTGTGAAACTATGCGAGTATTTGCTGATGCACAGAGCAGATGTGAATGCACAAGATATACAGAACAAAACAGCACTGCATTATGCTATCCAGGAGCATCGTTTTGAAACTACTAGATTATTGCTTGAAGCTGGAGCTGATCCCCACCTCACCAGTCGGTATCGAGATGATGCTTTACAAACAGCCTGTATTAAGGGAGCATTTCAGATTTTTGAATATCTGATAGAAAAAGTTTCATATCTGCCCAGTCGGGTTGCAGATGGTTATGAACTCTTAGGCACTACCTTCTTGGATGAACATCATGACATACAGGCTGCTCTACAATACTGGCGTCGTGCAGCAACTATCCGTGCAACTGCTGGTGTATCAAAGGTTGTTCTACCTGCCCGCTCTAATTATCAGAATGCAATTGAGTTCAGGACTGTGGAGGAGCTAGAAGCAGTGGCTACTGATCTTAACAGCTTAAGGACACAGAGTTTGCTGATTTGTGAACGTATTCTAGGCACAGCTCACAAGGACATGATCTTCAGACTCATGTATCGAGGTGCAGCTTATGCAGACTCCTTACAGTATCAGAACTGCATCGATCTCTGGCTGTATGCCTTGGAACTGCGAATCCGTCGTGACACTCTTCTTTTCAATGAAACCTGCTTCACTGCACAGGCACTTGTGCGTCTCTACTTAGACATGATAGACAAGCACAGTTCAGGAGTCATGCAGGACACTGTTGCTTTCAGAGATGCTTATCGCACCCTGAGATTATTGATAGATCAATTACCAAATTGCATGGAGTTACTATGTCTCCAGCCTGTTCATAAAAGACACCAGAGTAACTTTGACCACATGTTGAAGGTAGTGACTCATATGTTGTTTGTCTTACTGCACATCCCTCATACAGAGGAGCAACGGGAAAAAGCAGTCACAATGGTTAAAGGAGTTGTTCGCCTTGATCCCCGAACCTGCCAAGGAGGTCACTCCCTTTTGCATTTAGCAGCCATGAAAACAAATGTACTCAACAATCATGCTTTGCTAGAGGATGACCATATGACACCCTTCCCTTCTGCAGCAGTGGTCAGCTTCCTGTTGGAGTGTGGCGCTCCTGTCAATGCCATTAATGACAAGGGCTCCTCGCCACTCTTCATGGCTTCCCAAGACCTGCTCTTCAAGGAAGAG ATCGTAGAAGTATTGCTAAAGGCTGGGGGCCACGTGGACCAAGTGACGGCTTCTGGTGATCGACCCAGCCAGAATCTACGTCTCAACCCTAAGTGTCATATTAGCATTCTCAGCTATACATCCCTCAAGTGTCTGGCAGCAAGGATCATCCAGAAGCACCGCATCCCGTATGCTGGCGAGGTTCCAAAACACCTTGAAGCTTTTGTCAAGATGCATTAA